The following are from one region of the Strix uralensis isolate ZFMK-TIS-50842 chromosome 4, bStrUra1, whole genome shotgun sequence genome:
- the AKAP5 gene encoding A-kinase anchor protein 5, with protein sequence MSTRDSLERRGVNVVKAAKEIQMENPKEVETHSTGATCSPSEEQAEKPSMLCFKKRKKPCKKGLTVKDVCEGASEEKSQCVSTDQGETKVSNQPQSSKGAWAAIKNLARPRRRQKSSSRKKVPSDSQVQLEVDAEEGCAQGFPKKRASSGVKMPCVRFSRGKKKPSPSEAVEESEGSVQANEVMGILNKASEELEDLAPTDKSESFSPISAEEDQDTAKESADSVGKSEPLAEPTPDAEEHTECTTQSEITDSETVHETTQEKVQEGSLPQTTVHAEGGEVAPEVPVSKDQPDSTPETTELQEIPNICKELPEGDQPEESINLPEECKAEETVMDFSQSAFKEDAASVQGCSNHQVTLEANAGAGVSIVITVTEAEDSDNTDSDQAYEPSPVLHRNKQKGNKKSSGSFDFGKKEGPEACAGPQVEEKGPGDQGHRTGEQYELLLIETASSLVKAAIQSSIEQLVNEMALEQNKHNSFL encoded by the exons ATGTCTACCCGGGATTCCTTGGAGAG GAGAGGAGTGAATGTGGTGAAGGCAGCTAAGGAAATTCAAATGGAGAACCCAAAAGAGGTAGAGACTCACAGCACAGGGGCAACGTGCTCCCCGTCAGAGGAACAGGCCGAAAAGCCCTCCATGCTCTGTTTTAAGAAGCGGAAGAAGCCCTGCAAGAAGGGGCTGACCGTGAAGGATGTGTGCGAAGGAGCCTCGGAGGAGAAAAGCCAATGCGTCAGCACTGACCAAGGGGAGACGAAAGTTTCTAATCAGCCACAATCCTCCAAAGGAGCCTGGGCAGCCATCAAAAACCTTGCAAGACCTCGGAGAAGGCAGAAATCTTCCTCGCGGAAGAAGGTGCCCTCCGATTCCCAAGTGCAGCTGGAGGTGGATGCTGAGGAGGGCTGTGCTCAAGGCTTCCCGAAGAAACGGGCAAGCTCTGGGGTGAAGATGCCCTGTGTGCGGTTCTCCAGAGGCAAGAAAAAACCCAGCCCCTCTGAAGCAGTGGAGGAGTCGGAGGGCAGTGTTCAAGCAAACGAAGTGATGGGCATTTTAAATAAAGCTAGTGAAGAGCTGGAGGATTTGGCCCCAACAGACAAGTCTGAATCCTTCAGCCCGATTTCCGCAGAGGAGGACCAGGATACAGCAAAAGAAAGTGCCGACTCTGTTGGGAAGAGTGAGCCCTTGGCAGAGCCCACACCTGACGCAGAGGAACATACGGAGTGCACCACTCAGTCAGAGATAACTGATTCAGAGACAGTTCATGAAACAACCCAGGAAAAAGTGCAGGAGGGGAGCCTACCCCAAACCACAGTCCATGCAGAAGGCGGGGAAGTTGCTCCTGAAGTGCCCGTTTCCAAGGATCAACCTGACAGCACCCCTGAAACCACCGAGCTGCAGGAAATCCCCAATATCTGCAAAGAGCTGCCTGAAGGGGATCAACCAGAAGAGAGCATAAATCTTCCTGAGGAGTGCAAAGCTGAAGAGACTGTAATGGATTTCAGTCAGTCGGCATTTAAAGAGGATGCGGCGAGCGTGCAGGGCTGCTCCAACCATCAGGTGACATTAGAAGCAAACGCAGGCGCCGGCGTCAGCATCGTCATCACCGTCACCGAAGCTGAGGACTCTGACAACACCGACTCTGACCAGGCCTATGAGCCGTCCCCAGTTTTGCACCGAAATAAgcaaaaagggaataaaaaatcAAGCGGGAGCTTTGATTTTGGTAAAAAAGAGGGCCCTGAGGCTTGTGCTGGTCCCCAGGTAGAGGAGAAAGGTCCGGGTGACCAGGGGCACAGAACTGGGGAGCAGTACGAATTGCTCCTCATAGAAACGGCGTCTTCCCTCGTGAAGGCGGCCATTCAGTCGTCCATAGAGCAGCTGGTCAACGAAATGGCCCTGGAACAGAACAAACACAACAGTTTTCTGTGA
- the ZBTB25 gene encoding zinc finger and BTB domain-containing protein 25 isoform X2 produces MDTTGHSVLLLQQLNMQREFGFLCDCTVAIGDVYFKAHRAVLAAFSNYFKMIFIHQTSECIKIQPTDIQPDIFSYLLHIMYTGKGPKQTVSQSRLEEGIRFLHADHLSHIAIEMNQVFSPEPVQSSNLYGIQISTAHKPVKERLGVKESLPKAGSRSAAQGDHPQLQLSLAIGLDDSSLDQQVARPSAQPPALTKPAEERPKLSVSIKQERCDSEPLVSQSCTPPSPEVASSIFAKASLKVHLCHYCGERFDSRGGLRQHLHTHVSGSLPFGVPASILESSDLGEVQPLAEDREAGDGHRLGAFLLKEDEHPLEHPGCSDLEPLQIGQLSLISKDREPVELNCNFSFSRKRKISCTICGRTFFRKSQLLEHMYTHRGKQHKYGRCQRLESPVTPRFHPYCDSESVGKSSSLSQDHLDECILESDLIQESVDTILVE; encoded by the exons ATGGATACGACCGGCCACAgcgtcctcctcctccagcagctgaaCATGCAGCGGGagtttggttttctgtgtgaCTGCACAGTTGCCATTGGAGATGTTTACTTCAAAGCCCACAGAGCGGTGCTCGCTGCTTTTTCAAACTATTTTAAGATGATATTTATTCATCAGACGAG CGAATGCATAAAGATTCAGCCTACAGACATCCAGCCTGACATATTTAGTTACTTGTTGCATATCATGTACACTGGGAAGGGACCAAAGCAGACCGTCAGCCAGAGCCGACTGGAGGAGGGCATCCGCTTTCTCCACGCGGACCACCTCTCCCACATCGCGATCGAGATGAACCAAGTGTTCTCCCCAGAGCCGGTCCAGTCATCAAACTTGTACGGGATCCAGATCTCGACTGCGCACAAACCGGTGAAGGAACGCCTGGGAGTGAAGGAGAGTCTGCCCAAGGCGGGCAGCAGGTCTGCTGCCCAGGGTGACCACCCGCAGCTGCAGCTCTCTCTGGCCATTGGCCTGGACGACAGCTCCCTGGACCAGCAGGTCGCTCgcccctctgctcagcccccTGCTCTCACCAAGCCGGCAGAAGAGCGTCCGAAGCTCTCTGTCTCCATAAAGCAGGAGAGGTGCGACTCAGAGCCCCTGGTGTCCCAGAGCTGCACCCCTCCTTCTCCAGAGGTAGCCAGCTCCATCTTTGCTAAGGCCAGCCTCAAGGTGCACTTGTGTCACTACTGCGGGGAGCGGTTTGACTCCCGGGGGGGCCTGCGACAGCACTTGCACACCCACGTCTCGGGCTCGCTGCCGTTCGGCGTGCCGGCCTCCATCCTGGAGAGCAGTGACCTGGGGGAGGTGCAGCCTCTGGCTGAGGACAGGGAGGCTGGGGATGGCCACCGGCTCGGAGCCTTCCTCCTCAAGGAGGATGAGCATCCGCTGGAGCATCCGGGCTGCAGCGACCTGGAGCCTCTACAGATCGGCCAGCTCTCCCTCATCTCCAAGGACCGTGAGCCGGTGGAGTTGAACTGTAACTTTTCTTtctcaagaaagagaaaaatcagttgCACCATCTGTGGCCGCACGTTTTTCCGGAAGAGCCAGCTGCTCgaacacatgtacacacatagGGGGAAACAGCACAAATATGGCCGCTGCCAGCGGCTGGAGAGCCCCGTGACCCCCAGGTTTCATCCTTACTGTGACAGCGAGAGCGTGGGGAAGAGCTCCAGCTTATCCCAAGACCACTTAGATGAATGTATACTGGAGTCGGATCTCATCCAAGAAAGCGTTGATACAATCCTGGTAGAGTAG
- the ZBTB25 gene encoding zinc finger and BTB domain-containing protein 25 isoform X1, whose protein sequence is MLNISFPCSQAHAMDTTGHSVLLLQQLNMQREFGFLCDCTVAIGDVYFKAHRAVLAAFSNYFKMIFIHQTSECIKIQPTDIQPDIFSYLLHIMYTGKGPKQTVSQSRLEEGIRFLHADHLSHIAIEMNQVFSPEPVQSSNLYGIQISTAHKPVKERLGVKESLPKAGSRSAAQGDHPQLQLSLAIGLDDSSLDQQVARPSAQPPALTKPAEERPKLSVSIKQERCDSEPLVSQSCTPPSPEVASSIFAKASLKVHLCHYCGERFDSRGGLRQHLHTHVSGSLPFGVPASILESSDLGEVQPLAEDREAGDGHRLGAFLLKEDEHPLEHPGCSDLEPLQIGQLSLISKDREPVELNCNFSFSRKRKISCTICGRTFFRKSQLLEHMYTHRGKQHKYGRCQRLESPVTPRFHPYCDSESVGKSSSLSQDHLDECILESDLIQESVDTILVE, encoded by the exons ATGCTGAACATCTCGTTCCCTTGCTCTCAGGCACACGCCATGGATACGACCGGCCACAgcgtcctcctcctccagcagctgaaCATGCAGCGGGagtttggttttctgtgtgaCTGCACAGTTGCCATTGGAGATGTTTACTTCAAAGCCCACAGAGCGGTGCTCGCTGCTTTTTCAAACTATTTTAAGATGATATTTATTCATCAGACGAG CGAATGCATAAAGATTCAGCCTACAGACATCCAGCCTGACATATTTAGTTACTTGTTGCATATCATGTACACTGGGAAGGGACCAAAGCAGACCGTCAGCCAGAGCCGACTGGAGGAGGGCATCCGCTTTCTCCACGCGGACCACCTCTCCCACATCGCGATCGAGATGAACCAAGTGTTCTCCCCAGAGCCGGTCCAGTCATCAAACTTGTACGGGATCCAGATCTCGACTGCGCACAAACCGGTGAAGGAACGCCTGGGAGTGAAGGAGAGTCTGCCCAAGGCGGGCAGCAGGTCTGCTGCCCAGGGTGACCACCCGCAGCTGCAGCTCTCTCTGGCCATTGGCCTGGACGACAGCTCCCTGGACCAGCAGGTCGCTCgcccctctgctcagcccccTGCTCTCACCAAGCCGGCAGAAGAGCGTCCGAAGCTCTCTGTCTCCATAAAGCAGGAGAGGTGCGACTCAGAGCCCCTGGTGTCCCAGAGCTGCACCCCTCCTTCTCCAGAGGTAGCCAGCTCCATCTTTGCTAAGGCCAGCCTCAAGGTGCACTTGTGTCACTACTGCGGGGAGCGGTTTGACTCCCGGGGGGGCCTGCGACAGCACTTGCACACCCACGTCTCGGGCTCGCTGCCGTTCGGCGTGCCGGCCTCCATCCTGGAGAGCAGTGACCTGGGGGAGGTGCAGCCTCTGGCTGAGGACAGGGAGGCTGGGGATGGCCACCGGCTCGGAGCCTTCCTCCTCAAGGAGGATGAGCATCCGCTGGAGCATCCGGGCTGCAGCGACCTGGAGCCTCTACAGATCGGCCAGCTCTCCCTCATCTCCAAGGACCGTGAGCCGGTGGAGTTGAACTGTAACTTTTCTTtctcaagaaagagaaaaatcagttgCACCATCTGTGGCCGCACGTTTTTCCGGAAGAGCCAGCTGCTCgaacacatgtacacacatagGGGGAAACAGCACAAATATGGCCGCTGCCAGCGGCTGGAGAGCCCCGTGACCCCCAGGTTTCATCCTTACTGTGACAGCGAGAGCGTGGGGAAGAGCTCCAGCTTATCCCAAGACCACTTAGATGAATGTATACTGGAGTCGGATCTCATCCAAGAAAGCGTTGATACAATCCTGGTAGAGTAG